Proteins encoded by one window of Elaeis guineensis isolate ETL-2024a chromosome 12, EG11, whole genome shotgun sequence:
- the LOC105035817 gene encoding transcription factor MYC1, with product MEELISPSSSCSPSPPPPFLSIPTVQTAAVGPNLQQRLQYLLHARSEWWAYAIFWRASPDHHLLSFGEGHFRGTRDVDRKPHGLRSRVGGIQALLSEVTGTTAGDIASDGDDVEWFYVVSLTRSFAAQEPVLPARAYGSLAPVWVAGAHALQTCGCDRAREAQLHGIETLVCVPLSGGVLELGSSDLIGENWVLVQQAKAILSAPDDAIVGPMVPAPPLVMNKVAGAGITGLSSSVDSEHSDSEGALMMEQRRPKKRGRKPGTGRETPVNHVEAERQRREKLNHRFYALRSVVPNVSRMDKASLLADAVSYIKVLRAKVEELEAEAKRIKKEVIGDQGVGGAATTSTTTTVSSGPLTMELEVKMLGPDALIRVHSDNLNHPTAKLMGALRDLEVNVHHASVSTVKEVMLQDVVVRVPYALQGDDSLRAALLSRLEKN from the coding sequence ATGGAAGAGCTCATCTCGCCCTCCTCCTCCTGCTCTCCTTCTCCTCCGCCTCCCTTCCTCTCCATCCCTACCGTCCAGACCGCCGCCGTGGGTCCAAACCTCCAGCAGCGCCTCCAGTACCTTCTCCATGCCCGCTCCGAGTGGTGGGCCTACGCCATCTTCTGGCGCGCCTCCCCGGACCACCACCTCCTCTCCTTCGGCGAGGGACACTTCCGCGGCACCCGCGATGTCGATCGGAAGCCGCACGGGCTACGAAGCCGCGTCGGTGGCATCCAGGCCCTCCTCAGCGAGGTCACCGGCACCACCGCCGGCGACATCGCCTCCGACGGCGACGACGTCGAGTGGTTTTACGTGGTGTCACTGACCCGGTCGTTCGCAGCCCAGGAGCCGGTGCTCCCCGCCCGCGCCTACGGGTCCCTGGCGCCCGTCTGGGTGGCGGGCGCCCACGCACTGCAGACCTGCGGCTGCGACCGCGCCCGCGAGGCCCAGCTCCACGGCATCGAGACGCTGGTATGCGTCCCCCTTTCTGGGGGCGTTCTCGAGCTCGGCTCCTCCGACCTCATCGGGGAGAACTGGGTCCTCGTGCAACAGGCCAAGGCTATTCTCTCTGCGCCCGACGACGCCATCGTCGGGCCGATGGTCCCCGCGCCGCCCCTGGTGATGAATAAGGTGGCAGGTGCCGGCATCACTGGCCTGTCATCCTCGGTGGACTCGGAGCATTCTGACTCAGAGGGTGCGCTGATGATGGAACAGCGCCGGCCGAAAAAGAGGGGGCGGAAGCCAGGGACCGGGCGGGAGACCCCGGTCAACCACGTGGAGGCGGAGCGGCAGCGGCGGGAGAAGCTGAACCACCGCTTCTATGCGCTGCGTTCGGTGGTTCCGAACGTGTCAAGGATGGACAAGGCGTCGCTTCTGGCGGACGCCGTGTCCTACATCAAGGTGCTGAGGGCCAAGGTGGAGGAGCTGGAGGCCGAGGCCAAGAGGATCAAGAAGGAGGTAATAGGGGACCAGGGCGTCGGCGGGGCGGCTACTACTAGTACCACCACCACTGTGTCGTCAGGGCCGCTGACGATGGAATTGGAGGTGAAGATGCTCGGGCCGGACGCGCTAATCAGAGTACATTCGGATAATCTGAACCACCCGACGGCAAAGTTGATGGGAGCGCTGCGGGACCTGGAGGTGAACGTACACCATGCAAGCGTGTCAACCGTGAAGGAGGTGATGCTGCAAGATGTGGTGGTGAGGGTGCCCTACGCGCTGCAGGGCGATGATAGCCTCCGGGCAGCACTGCTCAGCCGGTTGGAGAAGAACTGA